The segment TGCTTCCGTTTTTTGTGACAGTCGGGCGGAAGTGGTCGTCACAGTGGAAACGAAGGGGATCCCACTGGCTTACGCCACTGCTGATCATCTGGGGTTACCGGTGGCGATCGTTCGCCGGGACAGCCGCATCACCGAGGGTTCCGTCGTCACCATCAACACCGTCTCCGGTTCCAGCAAACGCTTGGGGAGTCTGTCTCTGTCCCGGCGCAGCCTGAATGAAGGGGTGCGGGTGCTGATTATCGACGACTTTATGAAAGCGGGGGGAACCGTCCGGGGCATGATCGATCTCATGAATGAATTTCATGCCCAGGTGTCGGGAGTGGGTGTGATGACTGACACTTTGCTGGAAGAGCGGTTGGTGGAAAATTATGTTTCACTGACGACGGTGGCCGAAGTGGATGTGAAGAAAAGGGAGATCCAGGTGGTGCCCGGAAATCTTTTGCACCAGGGGGGATGGATTCATGGACAAAGTACAGACTGATCGCGCACCGCAAGCCATCGGGCCTTATTCCCAGGCCGTCCGGGCGGGGGGCTTTGTTTTTGTTTCGGGACAGATCCCGCTGACGGCCGAGGGAGAGCCGGTGACAGGCGGTGTGGAAGAGCAGACCCGACAAGTGTTGACCAACCTGAAAGAGATTCTGGATGCGGCGGGAAGCGGTCTGGAGCAAGTGGTGAAGACCACGATTTTCCTGAAGGATATGAATCATTTTCAACAGGTGAATGAAGTTTATGCCCGGTTTTTCGGCGAGTTTCGTCCGGCACGGGCCTGTGTCGAAGTCTCCCGACTGCCCAAGGACGTGTCAGTGGAGATCGAAGCTGTGGCTCTTGTGAAAAATTCGTGATTTTTAACGAATTCTTGGCAGTAACTAGCAGGGAATACACCATCCATGTGGAATATGTGAAGTACATCATCTCTGGAAATGGGTGGTGAAGAAGGTTGGAAATTACGGATGTTCGACTCCGCCGGGTCACTCGTGAAGGGAGAATGCGGGCGATCGCTTCGATTACCATCGACGGCGAGTTTGTGGTGCATGATATCCGGGTGATTGACGGCAATAACGGCATGTTTGTGGCCATGCCGAGCAAGAGAAGGCCGGACGGGGAGTTCCGGGATATCGCACACCCCATCTCCCCCGATTCCCGGGAAAAGATCGAAATGGCTGTCTTGAAGGAATACCACCGGGTCGGTGAAGAGGTGAATCCCGCAGTTGAGGGGAGCGCATAGCCCGCCATCGGGACTCCGGAGACATGTCGCCGGTCCGGGTCAGGGTTCAGACAGGAACAGATGCAATGTACGACGACAGGGATCCAGCCGGCTGGATCCCTGTCGCTTCTTTTTTCTATTAAATCGCGTAGATCACCCCTTGGTGTGTGGTTCTTGCATTGGCGGTACCTTTGGGATATAGTCGGATGTGGAGTTTTGATAGAATATCGGGGGGCTTCTCTCTGATGGAAAATTTGTTTGCCGTCGTTTTGGCTGCGGGCAAAGGGACCCGCATGAAGTCCAAGAAGCACAAAGTGTTGCATCCGGTTTGCGGGAAGCCGATCATCGACCATATCATCGACTTGCTGATTGACCTCGGAACCGACGAACGTGTCGTCATCGTGGGGCATCAGGCGGAATCCGTCGCGGCTCACCTGGAAGGGCGGGCCTCTTTTGCCCGTCAGGATCAACAGTTGGGCACCGCACATGCCGTCATGCAGTCTGCACCGCTGTTGGCGGGCAACGACGGGGTGACCCTGGTGATGAACGGGGACCATCCGCTG is part of the Kroppenstedtia eburnea genome and harbors:
- a CDS encoding RidA family protein, which translates into the protein MDKVQTDRAPQAIGPYSQAVRAGGFVFVSGQIPLTAEGEPVTGGVEEQTRQVLTNLKEILDAAGSGLEQVVKTTIFLKDMNHFQQVNEVYARFFGEFRPARACVEVSRLPKDVSVEIEAVALVKNS
- the purR gene encoding pur operon repressor; protein product: MKKWKRSARLVDMTRRLLRDPHRLIPLTHFAERYQAAKSSISEDLGIIQEVFHSGGSGELETVSGAAGGVRFLPRVDRPAAEELVDTLCRQLSDPGRILPGGYLYLSDLLGNTAMVREIGRVFASVFCDSRAEVVVTVETKGIPLAYATADHLGLPVAIVRRDSRITEGSVVTINTVSGSSKRLGSLSLSRRSLNEGVRVLIIDDFMKAGGTVRGMIDLMNEFHAQVSGVGVMTDTLLEERLVENYVSLTTVAEVDVKKREIQVVPGNLLHQGGWIHGQSTD
- the spoVG gene encoding septation regulator SpoVG, giving the protein MEITDVRLRRVTREGRMRAIASITIDGEFVVHDIRVIDGNNGMFVAMPSKRRPDGEFRDIAHPISPDSREKIEMAVLKEYHRVGEEVNPAVEGSA